From a region of the Phaseolus vulgaris cultivar G19833 chromosome 6, P. vulgaris v2.0, whole genome shotgun sequence genome:
- the LOC137831522 gene encoding probable protein phosphatase 2C 26 isoform X1, which yields MAIPMLRAAMISHSQSQPLIHSLSAIDETAKRRKRVVLSSSSSSPSELNPLIRSEVSFCVGTCLIPHPKKVSTGGEDAFFVSNYNGGVIAVADGVSGWAEEDVDPSLFPRELLANASNFVEDEEVNYDPQILIRKAHAVTSSTGSATVIVAMLEKNGTLRIANVGDCGLRLIRNGHVVFSTSPQEHYFDCPFQLSSERVGQTYLDAAVCNVKLMEGDIIVMGSDGLFDNVFDHEIVQTIVRYKDVAETAKSLANLASSHALDSNFDSPYSLEARSRGFKPPLWKKILGKKLTGGKLDDITVIVGQVVSS from the exons ATGGCAATTCCCATGTTGAGGGCTGCAATGATTTCTCATTCTCAATCTCAACCACTCATTCATTCCCTATCTGCTATTGATGAAACTGCTAAGAGGAGAAAAAGAGTGGTGCtctcctcctcttcttcttctccttcagaACTTAACCCTTTAATTCG GTCAGAAGTATCATTTTGTGTCGGGACTTGCCTCATTCCACATCCAAAAAAG GTTAGCACAGGTGGGGAAGATGCTTTCTTTGTTAGCAACTATAATGGGGGAGTTATTGCTGTTGCTGATGGGGTCTCTGG TTGGGCTGAAGAGGACGTTGATCCTTCTTTGTTCCCTCGTGAATTGCTTGCTAATGCTTCCAATTTTGTTGAAGACGAGGAG GTGAACTATGATCCTCAAATTCTTATAAGGAAAGCACATGCTGTTACTTCCTCCACAGGCTCGGCAACCGT CATCGTTGCTATGCTGGAGAAGAATGGGACTCTGAGGATTGCTAATGTTGGGGATTGTGGATTAAGACTCATCCGTAATG GCCACGTAGTTTTTTCCACTTCTCCCCAAGAGCACTACTTTGACTGTCCATTCCAACTAAGCTCTGAGAGGGTTGGCCAAACATACCTTGATGCAGCG GTATGCAATGTAAAGTTGATGGAAGGAGACATAATTGTCATGGGATCCGATGGTCTTTTTGACAATGTTTTTGATCATGAAATTGTTCAAACAATTGTTAGATACAAAGATGTTGCAGAGACTG CAAAGTCATTAGCTAACTTGGCAAGCAGTCATGCATTGGATTCAAATTTTGATTCTCCCTATTCGTTGGAAGCCAGGTCTAGG GGTTTTAAGCCCCCCTTATGGAAGAAGATTCTTGGAAAGAAGCTTACTG GTGGAAAGCTTGACGATATTACTGTAATAGTTGGACAGGTTGTGAGTTCATGA
- the LOC137831520 gene encoding LOB domain-containing protein 12 isoform X2 has translation MGGTSPCASCKLLRRRCSKECIFAPYFPSDDPRKFAIVHKVFGASNELPVHQRADAVSSLVYEANARVRDPVYGCVGAISYLQNQVSQLQMQLAVAQAEILCIQMQPQEPTLTTQAYHDDKSLLLSVHNNYETLPQYLHFPSSSSSSSNVLQDPHESLKRESFWT, from the exons ATGGGAGGTACCTCACCTTGTGCTTCTTGCAAGTTGCTCAGACGCCGTTGCTCCAAGGAATGCATCTTTGCTCCTTACTTTCCTTCTGATGACCCTCGCAAGTTTGCCATAGTGCATAAGGTCTTTGGTGCTAGCAAT GAGCTTCCAGTTCATCAAAGAGCAGATGCTGTGAGCAGTTTAGTTTATGAGGCAAATGCAAGAGTGAGAGATCCAGTGTATGGATGTGTTGGAGCCATATCATACCTACAGAACCAGGTTTCACAGCTGCAAATGCAGCTTGCAGTGGCTCAAGCAGAGATTCTATGCATCCAGATGCAGCCACAAGAACCTACCTTAACAACACAAGCATACCATGATGACAAATCACTGCTCCTATCAGTACACAATAACTACGAAACTCTTCCTCAGTATCTTCACTTTCCTTCatcctcttcctcctcttcaAATGTGCTCCAAGACCCTCATGAGTCTCTTAAGAGAGAGTCTTTTTGGACTTGA
- the LOC137831523 gene encoding uncharacterized protein encodes MKALIHHSHSHSHSLFLRHTSSSSSLSAMSSSLFLPSAPFLTPSSNGRPTLPLPRSRVSMSVSTGSQPSVHQTLFADYKPSNSFLFPGQGAQAVGMGKEAQNVPAAALLFSKANDILGFDLLDICINGPKEKLDSTVISQPAIYVTSLAAVELLRAREGGQQIIDSVDVTCGLSLGEYTALAFAGSFSFEDGLKLVKLRGEAMQDAADAAKGAMVSVIGLDSEKVQQLCDAANQEVSEAEKVQIANYLCPGNYAVSGGLKGIEVVESKAKSFKARMIVRLAVAGAFHTSFMEPALSRLEAALATTEIRTPRIPVISNVNAQPHTDPVTIKKTLARQVTSPVQWETTVKTLLAKGLKKSYELGPGKVITGIVKRLDKGADIENIGA; translated from the exons ATGAAAGCTCTGATTCACCATTCTCATTCTCATTCTCATTCCCTCTTCCTTCGCcacacttcttcttcttcttcgctCTCTGCAATGTCTTCCTCTCTCTTTCTTCCATCCGCTCCCTTCCTCACCCCTTCCTCTAATGGAAGACCCACCCTACCTCTCCCTCGATCTAGGGTTTCCATGAGCGTCTCCACCGGATCTCAGCCTTCCGTTCACCAAACGCTGTTCGCCGATTACAAACCCTCCAATTCATTCCTCTTCCCCGGTCAG GGTGCTCAAGCTGTTGGAATGGGGAAGGAAGCCCAGAACGTGCCTGCTGCTGCGCTTTTGTTCAGCAAGGCGAATGACATATTGGG GTTTGATCTTCTTGATATATGCATCAATGGGCCAAAAGAAAAGCTAGATTCAACTGTTATTAGCCAG CCTGCAATTTATGTCACAAGTCTTGCTGCTGTGGAGCTACTTCGTGCACGTGAAGGTGGTCAGCAGATTATTGACTCGGTGGATGTAACATGTGGTTTAAGCCTGGGAGAATACACTGCTCTGGCATTTGCTGGGTCTTTCAG CTTTGAAGATGGACTTAAATTGGTCAAACTGAGGGGTGAGGCCATGCAG GATGCCGCTGATGCTGCTAAAGGTGCTATGGTTAGTGTGATAGGACTGGACTCGGAGAAGGTCCAGCAATTGTGTGATGCAGCCAATCAGGAAGTTTCTGAAGCTGAGAAGGTTCAGATTGCCAATTACCTGTGTCCA GGAAACTATGCTGTCTCTGGAGGACTAAAAGGAATAGAAGTGGTGGAATCCAAAGCAAAGTCTTTCAAGGCTCGGATGATA GTTCGCCTAGCTGTTGCTGGTGCTTTTCACACTAGTTTTATGGAACCAGCTTTGTCAAGATTGGAAGCAGCATTGGCAACAACAGAAATCAGAACCCCAAGAATACCAGTCATCTCCAATGTGAATGCGCAGCCGCATACAGATCCTGTCACAATAAAGAAGACATTGGCACGTCAG GTTACGTCACCTGTTCAGTGGGAAACAACAGTGAAGACCCTTCTAGCCAAGGGTCTGAAGAAAAGCTATGAACTGGGACCCGGAAAG GTTATTACTGGAATTGTCAAAAGATTGGACAAAGGCGCGGACATTGAAAATATTGGTGCTTAA
- the LOC137831520 gene encoding LOB domain-containing protein 12 isoform X1 produces MGGTSPCASCKLLRRRCSKECIFAPYFPSDDPRKFAIVHKVFGASNVSKMLLELPVHQRADAVSSLVYEANARVRDPVYGCVGAISYLQNQVSQLQMQLAVAQAEILCIQMQPQEPTLTTQAYHDDKSLLLSVHNNYETLPQYLHFPSSSSSSSNVLQDPHESLKRESFWT; encoded by the exons ATGGGAGGTACCTCACCTTGTGCTTCTTGCAAGTTGCTCAGACGCCGTTGCTCCAAGGAATGCATCTTTGCTCCTTACTTTCCTTCTGATGACCCTCGCAAGTTTGCCATAGTGCATAAGGTCTTTGGTGCTAGCAATGTCAGTAAAATGCTCCTG GAGCTTCCAGTTCATCAAAGAGCAGATGCTGTGAGCAGTTTAGTTTATGAGGCAAATGCAAGAGTGAGAGATCCAGTGTATGGATGTGTTGGAGCCATATCATACCTACAGAACCAGGTTTCACAGCTGCAAATGCAGCTTGCAGTGGCTCAAGCAGAGATTCTATGCATCCAGATGCAGCCACAAGAACCTACCTTAACAACACAAGCATACCATGATGACAAATCACTGCTCCTATCAGTACACAATAACTACGAAACTCTTCCTCAGTATCTTCACTTTCCTTCatcctcttcctcctcttcaAATGTGCTCCAAGACCCTCATGAGTCTCTTAAGAGAGAGTCTTTTTGGACTTGA
- the LOC137831524 gene encoding uncharacterized protein, giving the protein MNGGAIDFVEENGNESDSDVNSDDAPEYYQPISAMDEDESSDGGEFRQLPNGFFVHGVTENGISSLDLNDVVEKSSSDEEEEEEERRTEEVDSAVMEDENRRNAPLTEENATRVMEAMRGVSFAGVVPDWAARDPDDRWIDQLRRLRRSPNT; this is encoded by the exons ATGAACGGTGGCGCCATTGATTTTGTCGAAG AAAATGGAAACGAAAGCGACTCGGACGTTAATTCCGATGACGCGCCGGAATACTACCAGCCGATCTCTGCCATGGACGAGGACGAGAGCTCCGACGGCGGTGAATTTAGGCAGTTGCCGAACGGATTCTTCGTGCACGGCGTGACGGAGAATGGGATCTCGTCTCTGGATCTGAACGACGTCGTAGAGAAGAGCAGCAGCGAcgaagaggaggaagaggaggagaGGAGAACAGAGGAGGTCGATAGTGCAGTGATGGAAGACGAGAACCGCCGCAACGCACCGCTCACGGAGGAGAACGCGACGAGAGTGATGGAGGCGATGCGCGGAGTGTCCTTCGCCGGAGTGGTTCCGGATTGGGCAGCTCGAGATCCCGATGATCGCTGGATTGATCAGCTTCGCAGATTGAGACGATCGCCGAacacttaa
- the LOC137831522 gene encoding probable protein phosphatase 2C 26 isoform X2 translates to MLEKNGTLRIANVGDCGLRLIRNGHVVFSTSPQEHYFDCPFQLSSERVGQTYLDAAVCNVKLMEGDIIVMGSDGLFDNVFDHEIVQTIVRYKDVAETAKSLANLASSHALDSNFDSPYSLEARSRGFKPPLWKKILGKKLTGGKLDDITVIVGQVVSS, encoded by the exons ATGCTGGAGAAGAATGGGACTCTGAGGATTGCTAATGTTGGGGATTGTGGATTAAGACTCATCCGTAATG GCCACGTAGTTTTTTCCACTTCTCCCCAAGAGCACTACTTTGACTGTCCATTCCAACTAAGCTCTGAGAGGGTTGGCCAAACATACCTTGATGCAGCG GTATGCAATGTAAAGTTGATGGAAGGAGACATAATTGTCATGGGATCCGATGGTCTTTTTGACAATGTTTTTGATCATGAAATTGTTCAAACAATTGTTAGATACAAAGATGTTGCAGAGACTG CAAAGTCATTAGCTAACTTGGCAAGCAGTCATGCATTGGATTCAAATTTTGATTCTCCCTATTCGTTGGAAGCCAGGTCTAGG GGTTTTAAGCCCCCCTTATGGAAGAAGATTCTTGGAAAGAAGCTTACTG GTGGAAAGCTTGACGATATTACTGTAATAGTTGGACAGGTTGTGAGTTCATGA